One Paenibacillus sp. FSL H7-0737 DNA segment encodes these proteins:
- a CDS encoding stalk domain-containing protein, translating to MIKIKRLQLSIVLVLVMTLFVVPVAQAAPVGQVAEITIIVNDSVIPSDVEPVVHKGTALMPLRVLEDSLGVSLNWNSSTQTIAVFKGDASGTLIIGDPTASIKVGDVEEKVTLDQPAKIIQNRVMVPVRFIAELFGAKVVWNSTMKTITISTQPSVDQESQNSKGSGVKGDKGDTGATGPAGAQGPSGPAGSQGDLGPAGAQGPSGAAGPQGDPGPAGVQGPSGPAGPQGDPGPAGAQGPSGPAGSQGDLGPAGAQGPSGAAGPQGDPGPAGAQGPSGPAGPQGDLGPAGAQGPSGPAGPQGDPGPAGAQGPAGPAGPQGDPGPAGAQGPAGPAGPQGDPGPAGTSFTSEGFSVTGTTYSIASGTLFTNWSEASPYYANPAFNPATGIFTAPATGKYAIHATVNYKTNVPVSISLGSGIDPFFTVKKNGSTDLIKGYMPILDVNMALILTIRIVLSSATVTLSGDVELQAGDEVGLYYEADGLTLGFSTDIVWSIHRLS from the coding sequence GTGATAAAAATAAAAAGACTGCAATTATCTATTGTACTTGTGCTTGTAATGACGTTGTTTGTGGTTCCTGTTGCTCAGGCGGCTCCGGTCGGCCAAGTGGCCGAGATTACTATTATCGTTAATGATAGCGTAATCCCGAGTGACGTCGAACCCGTTGTCCATAAAGGAACCGCGCTTATGCCTTTGAGGGTCCTTGAAGACTCGCTCGGCGTGTCTCTTAACTGGAACAGTTCTACACAAACAATAGCGGTTTTTAAAGGAGATGCATCGGGTACGCTGATTATAGGCGACCCGACCGCCAGCATTAAAGTCGGTGATGTAGAGGAGAAGGTCACGCTCGATCAACCTGCTAAGATCATTCAGAACCGGGTTATGGTACCGGTACGTTTTATTGCCGAATTATTCGGTGCAAAAGTAGTATGGAATTCCACCATGAAAACCATCACCATCAGTACTCAGCCATCGGTTGACCAAGAATCGCAGAATTCTAAAGGCAGTGGAGTCAAGGGTGATAAAGGCGATACCGGAGCGACTGGGCCAGCGGGAGCACAAGGCCCATCAGGACCGGCGGGATCACAAGGAGATCTGGGGCCAGCGGGAGCACAAGGCCCATCAGGAGCGGCGGGACCACAAGGAGATCCGGGGCCAGCGGGAGTACAAGGCCCATCAGGACCGGCGGGACCACAAGGAGATCCAGGGCCAGCGGGAGCACAAGGCCCATCAGGACCGGCGGGATCACAAGGAGATCTGGGGCCAGCGGGAGCACAAGGCCCATCAGGAGCGGCGGGACCACAAGGAGATCCGGGGCCAGCGGGAGCGCAAGGCCCATCAGGACCGGCGGGACCACAAGGAGATCTGGGGCCAGCGGGAGCACAAGGCCCATCAGGACCGGCGGGACCACAAGGAGATCCGGGGCCAGCGGGAGCGCAAGGCCCAGCAGGACCGGCGGGACCACAAGGAGATCCGGGGCCAGCGGGAGCGCAAGGCCCAGCAGGACCGGCGGGACCACAAGGAGATCCAGGGCCAGCGGGGACTTCTTTTACCTCGGAAGGATTTTCTGTTACGGGTACGACATACTCAATCGCTAGTGGCACGCTATTTACGAATTGGAGTGAGGCGTCCCCTTATTACGCAAACCCTGCATTTAATCCTGCTACAGGGATATTTACGGCACCGGCCACTGGCAAGTATGCTATACATGCAACTGTTAACTATAAGACTAACGTTCCAGTTAGTATAAGCTTAGGAAGTGGCATTGATCCATTTTTTACCGTAAAGAAGAATGGCAGCACTGATTTAATAAAAGGTTATATGCCTATCTTGGACGTCAATATGGCGTTAATTTTAACTATAAGGATCGTACTAAGTAGTGCGACGGTGACGCTATCCGGTGATGTAGAGCTGCAAGCAGGTGATGAAGTTGGATTATATTACGAAGCTGACGGTCTAACCCTTGGTTTCAGTACGGATATAGTATGGTCAATTCATCGGCTATCCTAA
- the rlmH gene encoding 23S rRNA (pseudouridine(1915)-N(3))-methyltransferase RlmH, which produces MLIQIIGVGKLKEKYLINGIAEYAKRLTPYLKFQVIEVADEKAPDSLSEAEVGIVKAREGERILAHIKSEAHVIALAIDGKLWSSEELAAEIDRLGTYGTSHVVFVIGGSHGLSDEVMRRAQQRMSFGRMTLPHQLMRLVLVEQIYRAVKINRGEPYHK; this is translated from the coding sequence ATGCTTATTCAAATTATTGGCGTAGGAAAATTGAAGGAAAAGTACTTGATTAATGGCATCGCGGAGTATGCTAAACGGCTGACACCTTACCTGAAATTTCAGGTGATTGAGGTGGCAGATGAAAAAGCACCCGACTCTCTAAGCGAAGCAGAGGTCGGTATTGTTAAGGCGCGCGAGGGGGAACGCATCCTCGCGCACATAAAGAGCGAGGCGCATGTCATTGCGCTCGCGATTGACGGCAAGCTGTGGAGCTCGGAAGAGCTTGCCGCAGAAATTGACCGGCTCGGCACCTATGGGACGAGCCATGTCGTGTTCGTCATCGGAGGGAGCCATGGGCTCTCCGACGAGGTCATGCGCCGCGCGCAGCAGCGCATGAGCTTCGGGCGCATGACGCTGCCCCATCAGCTCATGCGCCTGGTGCTGGTGGAGCAGATTTATCGCGCGGTGAAGATAAATCGGGGGGAACCTTATCATAAGTAG
- a CDS encoding ArsR/SmtB family transcription factor yields the protein MKILFHPDRKDIQLASVLYALSDPIRLHIVSDIHRNGEQACNGFNVPIAKSTMSHHARTLRESGVVFTRVQGTQRILSLRTEDLSARFPGLLDSILSAYEAGEKPDFVMEEREESK from the coding sequence ATGAAAATACTATTTCATCCGGACCGCAAGGACATTCAGCTTGCTTCCGTATTGTATGCGCTGAGCGATCCGATTCGCCTCCATATCGTATCGGATATTCATAGAAATGGAGAACAGGCTTGCAACGGCTTCAACGTTCCGATTGCCAAATCCACCATGTCTCACCATGCCCGTACGCTGCGCGAGTCAGGGGTTGTGTTTACGCGGGTGCAAGGAACCCAGCGTATACTGTCGCTACGGACAGAGGATCTGAGCGCACGTTTCCCAGGATTGCTGGATTCTATATTGAGTGCTTATGAAGCTGGGGAAAAGCCGGATTTTGTAATGGAGGAGCGGGAGGAGAGTAAGTAG
- a CDS encoding MFS transporter, with translation MTSVNNLSANADHEASVPEATLPREGLLTLLFSIAVVLVIMNTAMFNLALPDVTEAFGITAASASWIVTGYSIMFSIASITYSRLSDFLPIRRLLVIGLLTLGFAAVAGFFSTNFIFLLIVRILQASGAGAVMSLSLVLFTRYVPQARRGKAMATIMSAVSLGLGLGPVAGGAIVEYLGWIWLFAVTAAILLLVPLFLILLPKEVPTRGSFDVLGGLLLGVGTTGLLLFLTSGLWVALVAGLVAIALFVGRIRSTPDPFVMPALFRNRSYLVLAVVGIASYLCSFATLFLLPQILTHRFGFSASHAGLVIFPGSLLAIFVSRSVGRIIDRYGNAGILRFAPLLVLTATVLFAFFAGRSWIAVMLIYMIMSLAFTTLSSSVSNEISRILPSSQIGSGMGLFQLLQFFSGAFSVAMAASALEWQRGLPLRAAYSNIYWGLSIAAMLAIISAIVYRKNNRGSSLTNMADAADA, from the coding sequence ATGACTTCTGTAAATAACCTTTCCGCGAATGCGGATCATGAAGCCTCCGTTCCGGAAGCGACTCTTCCACGGGAAGGCCTGTTGACTCTGCTGTTCAGCATCGCTGTGGTTCTCGTCATCATGAATACAGCCATGTTCAATCTGGCACTGCCTGATGTAACCGAAGCCTTCGGCATTACAGCTGCATCCGCTTCTTGGATTGTTACCGGGTATTCCATTATGTTTTCGATCGCCTCAATCACGTACAGCCGGCTCTCTGATTTTCTGCCGATCCGCCGCCTGCTGGTGATAGGCTTGTTGACGCTAGGCTTTGCGGCTGTGGCCGGCTTCTTCAGCACCAACTTTATCTTTCTGCTTATCGTGCGCATTCTACAGGCGTCGGGCGCGGGCGCAGTAATGTCCTTATCTCTTGTGCTGTTTACCCGCTATGTCCCGCAAGCCCGTCGCGGCAAAGCGATGGCGACGATTATGTCAGCCGTTTCACTCGGTCTAGGCCTTGGTCCGGTCGCGGGCGGAGCCATCGTCGAATATCTTGGCTGGATCTGGTTGTTCGCTGTAACGGCAGCTATTTTGCTTCTCGTACCGTTGTTCCTCATCCTGTTGCCTAAAGAGGTGCCCACCCGGGGTTCCTTTGATGTGCTTGGTGGGCTGCTCTTGGGCGTCGGCACCACCGGTCTGCTGCTGTTCCTGACTAGTGGGCTGTGGGTGGCCTTGGTCGCCGGACTTGTCGCCATCGCTTTATTTGTTGGCCGCATCCGCAGCACGCCCGACCCATTTGTAATGCCCGCGCTTTTCCGTAACCGCTCATATCTCGTACTGGCGGTGGTCGGTATCGCCTCCTATCTGTGCAGCTTCGCCACATTGTTCCTGCTGCCACAGATTTTAACTCATCGTTTTGGCTTCAGTGCAAGTCATGCCGGGCTTGTGATCTTTCCGGGCTCGTTGCTCGCAATCTTCGTTTCCCGTTCCGTCGGACGAATCATCGACCGTTATGGCAATGCGGGGATATTACGCTTCGCTCCACTGCTTGTGTTGACTGCTACTGTGCTCTTCGCATTCTTCGCTGGGCGGTCCTGGATTGCCGTTATGCTGATCTATATGATTATGAGTCTTGCCTTCACGACGTTGTCCAGTAGTGTATCCAATGAAATCTCACGGATTCTGCCTTCCTCACAAATAGGCTCCGGGATGGGACTGTTCCAGCTACTGCAATTCTTTAGCGGCGCCTTCAGCGTAGCTATGGCCGCAAGTGCATTGGAATGGCAGCGTGGGCTGCCGCTCCGGGCCGCTTACTCGAACATCTACT